One genomic window of Micropterus dolomieu isolate WLL.071019.BEF.003 ecotype Adirondacks linkage group LG06, ASM2129224v1, whole genome shotgun sequence includes the following:
- the LOC123972230 gene encoding transcription factor HES-1-B-like isoform X2 → MPAGTLERTSPSTVAATPSGDSAPDKPRTLSENRKSSKPIMEKRRRARINESLGQLKTLIMDALKKDSSRHSKLEKADILEMTVKHLRNLQRLQMTAAVNTDPSILGKYRAGFSECVGEVTRFLSTCEGVNTEVRTRLLSHLAACVTQINAVNFYTPHPGALGLGQTGTQLPAASAPQMPFKSGSAMPVSSEAVKLYGGFQVMPTPDGQFAFLVPSAALVPLGAQNSHHMSPAAPPVTSDSVWRPW, encoded by the exons ATGCCAGCCGGTACTTTAGAGAGAACTTCTCCATCCACTGTGGCTGCCACACCGAGTGGAGACTCCGCACCCGACAAACCCCGGACCCTATCAGAGAACAGAAAG TCCTCCAAACCAATCATGGAAAAACGGAGACGCGCGCGCATCAATGAGAGTCTGGGCCAGCTGAAGACCCTCATCATGGACGCACTCAAGAAAGAT AGCTCCAGACACTCCAAACTGGAGAAGGCAGACATCCTTGAGATGACTGTGAAGCACCTCAGGAACCTGCAGCGACTTCAGATGACTG CTGCTGTGAACACAGACCCATCCATTCTGGGTAAATACAGAGCCGGGTTCAGTGAGTGTGTAGGAGAGGTCACTCGTTTCCTGTCCACTTGTGAAGGGGTGAACACAGAGGTGAGGACTCGCCTCCTCAGCCACCTGGCGGCTTGCGTGACCCAAATCAATGCTGTGAACTTCTATACACCTCACCCAGGTGCACTGGGACTTGGACAGACTGGTACACAGCTCCCAGCTGCTTCCGCTCCACAGATGCCTTTCAAAAGTGGCTCAGCGATGCCCGTCTCCTCAGAAGCAGTGAAGCTGTACGGTGGCTTCCAGGTTATGCCCACACCGGATGGACAGTTTGCTTTTCTTGTTCCCAGTGCAGCTCTCGTGCCTCTGGGTGCACAAAACAGCCATCACATGTCACCTGCTGCACCTCCGGTCACCTCAGACTCTGTGTGGAGACCGTGGTAG
- the LOC123972230 gene encoding transcription factor HES-1-B-like isoform X1: MPSDDVSRMRSLLNARRSIQEALERLFVNLKMPAGTLERTSPSTVAATPSGDSAPDKPRTLSENRKSSKPIMEKRRRARINESLGQLKTLIMDALKKDSSRHSKLEKADILEMTVKHLRNLQRLQMTAAVNTDPSILGKYRAGFSECVGEVTRFLSTCEGVNTEVRTRLLSHLAACVTQINAVNFYTPHPGALGLGQTGTQLPAASAPQMPFKSGSAMPVSSEAVKLYGGFQVMPTPDGQFAFLVPSAALVPLGAQNSHHMSPAAPPVTSDSVWRPW, translated from the exons GCTATTTGTTAACCTAAAGATGCCAGCCGGTACTTTAGAGAGAACTTCTCCATCCACTGTGGCTGCCACACCGAGTGGAGACTCCGCACCCGACAAACCCCGGACCCTATCAGAGAACAGAAAG TCCTCCAAACCAATCATGGAAAAACGGAGACGCGCGCGCATCAATGAGAGTCTGGGCCAGCTGAAGACCCTCATCATGGACGCACTCAAGAAAGAT AGCTCCAGACACTCCAAACTGGAGAAGGCAGACATCCTTGAGATGACTGTGAAGCACCTCAGGAACCTGCAGCGACTTCAGATGACTG CTGCTGTGAACACAGACCCATCCATTCTGGGTAAATACAGAGCCGGGTTCAGTGAGTGTGTAGGAGAGGTCACTCGTTTCCTGTCCACTTGTGAAGGGGTGAACACAGAGGTGAGGACTCGCCTCCTCAGCCACCTGGCGGCTTGCGTGACCCAAATCAATGCTGTGAACTTCTATACACCTCACCCAGGTGCACTGGGACTTGGACAGACTGGTACACAGCTCCCAGCTGCTTCCGCTCCACAGATGCCTTTCAAAAGTGGCTCAGCGATGCCCGTCTCCTCAGAAGCAGTGAAGCTGTACGGTGGCTTCCAGGTTATGCCCACACCGGATGGACAGTTTGCTTTTCTTGTTCCCAGTGCAGCTCTCGTGCCTCTGGGTGCACAAAACAGCCATCACATGTCACCTGCTGCACCTCCGGTCACCTCAGACTCTGTGTGGAGACCGTGGTAG